The following proteins are co-located in the Flectobacillus major DSM 103 genome:
- a CDS encoding metallophosphoesterase — MKQRIFRFAKHITAAILVLGTLGILFGLYHGASFHYGDDPKMMNWDKDGPYVFYKKDSVLKVNYIRGNQDNGFSLDQKEYTTEKEIPTFCYFSLDSTRFEFSINRNIKTPVNTYHDKNKILAISDIESSFKTFRDFLINNKVIDKNLNWTFGKGHLVLVGDFVDRDFSTTQVLWFIYKLEQEATIQGGSVHFILGNHELKNMQGNYETTSQKYFHVAAILGKRQDELYDSNSFIGKWMASKNTLECINGILFTHGGLHPDLVKYRVTLDEINEIVRKHYYKPYYPKSEKNLTQLLISTYTGISWYRGYFKGNLTQEVVERSLNKFQARSIVVGHTLQPKVNRQYKGKVIGIDVKHPKDYHKNFPNTKSEGLLIEGCKYYRVLHNGEKEEI; from the coding sequence ATGAAACAAAGAATTTTCAGATTCGCAAAGCATATAACTGCAGCAATTTTAGTTCTCGGCACGTTAGGCATCTTATTTGGTTTATATCACGGGGCAAGCTTCCATTATGGCGACGACCCCAAAATGATGAATTGGGATAAAGATGGCCCTTATGTTTTCTATAAAAAAGATAGTGTATTAAAGGTGAATTATATCAGAGGTAACCAAGATAATGGATTTTCATTAGACCAAAAAGAGTACACAACCGAAAAGGAAATCCCAACTTTTTGTTATTTCTCACTTGATTCCACCCGTTTTGAATTTTCAATAAATAGGAATATAAAAACTCCAGTAAATACCTATCATGATAAAAACAAGATTTTAGCAATTTCAGATATTGAAAGTAGTTTTAAAACTTTCCGAGATTTTCTTATCAATAATAAGGTGATTGATAAAAACCTAAATTGGACTTTTGGAAAGGGTCATTTAGTGTTAGTGGGAGATTTTGTAGATAGAGATTTTTCAACAACCCAAGTACTTTGGTTTATTTATAAACTAGAACAAGAGGCTACAATACAAGGCGGTTCTGTTCATTTTATTTTGGGAAATCACGAATTGAAAAATATGCAGGGAAATTACGAAACGACATCTCAAAAATACTTTCATGTGGCAGCAATTTTAGGAAAGCGACAAGACGAATTATACGATTCAAATTCATTTATTGGCAAATGGATGGCAAGTAAAAATACCCTAGAATGTATTAACGGAATACTTTTTACGCATGGAGGATTACACCCAGATTTAGTAAAATATCGTGTAACCTTAGATGAAATCAATGAAATTGTAAGGAAGCATTATTATAAACCTTATTATCCAAAATCAGAGAAAAACTTAACACAATTGTTGATTTCTACCTATACAGGAATTTCTTGGTATAGAGGTTATTTCAAAGGCAATTTGACACAAGAAGTAGTAGAGCGTAGTTTGAATAAGTTCCAGGCAAGGTCAATTGTTGTTGGGCATACACTTCAACCTAAAGTCAACCGACAATACAAAGGTAAAGTAATAGGTATTGATGTAAAACACCCCAAAGATTACCATAAGAATTTCCCGAACACTAAATCAGAAGGTTTACTCATTGAAGGGTGCAAATATTACAGGGTTTTGCACAATGGGGAAAAAGAAGAAATATAA
- a CDS encoding thioredoxin family protein has translation MSNFLKVILLLFGTSCFVSAQSTSIHWLSIDSLNEKYKQSPKKILFEVYSKDCHYCHDFEEKVLKNQWLAQYINDTYYAVKLDAFDKAPINFAGHLYQSKDGMNPLASYLLKGVIKFPTIVFIDEQLKLLNYLQGYNDVVKTEMAMRYFGDNAYKTIAWPTYQQTFQTKTH, from the coding sequence ATGTCCAACTTTTTGAAAGTAATCTTGTTATTGTTTGGGACTTCTTGTTTTGTAAGTGCCCAATCCACATCGATTCATTGGTTGAGTATTGACAGCCTTAATGAAAAATATAAACAGTCGCCTAAAAAAATATTGTTTGAAGTATATTCAAAAGATTGTCACTATTGCCATGATTTTGAAGAAAAAGTACTGAAAAACCAATGGTTAGCTCAATATATAAATGATACTTATTATGCCGTAAAATTAGATGCTTTTGACAAAGCTCCTATCAATTTTGCAGGACATTTGTACCAATCTAAAGATGGAATGAATCCTCTGGCAAGCTATCTCTTAAAGGGGGTAATAAAATTCCCTACGATAGTGTTTATTGATGAACAACTCAAGCTATTAAACTATTTACAAGGATATAATGACGTGGTGAAAACAGAAATGGCTATGAGATATTTTGGCGATAATGCTTATAAAACGATTGCGTGGCCAACATATCAACAAACTTTTCAAACTAAAACACATTAG
- a CDS encoding DUF6089 family protein → MRKILGLWLGLLLASVTAEAQYKAKFDDYTSFEAGIGGAWYYGDLAPIKDFLQSTIHNTYWNVSVGVNRQISRRFEIGAGLMWARLGADDIHSSKLENYARNLHFRNDVNEASLQLRYLPFTNASSQFKRNLIQPYIGAGIGYYIHNPKAKIPVDMGDQWVALQPLGTEGQNTGNEVYATPYALNGISIPISIGIRMKYKRNIDIAFELGYRVLFTDYIDDVSSIYPNTLLFSGSDRALVTRMSRRVEELIHARTGQDRTSQLIYLLEKNNLPTNDPLSELASLGGVGSKRGTVDGNDSYLVATVKIRYLIPTTIKCPKLK, encoded by the coding sequence ATGAGAAAAATCCTTGGCTTGTGGTTGGGTCTTTTGCTAGCTTCTGTAACAGCTGAAGCACAGTACAAAGCAAAATTTGATGATTACACATCATTTGAGGCAGGTATTGGTGGAGCTTGGTATTATGGAGATCTAGCTCCAATAAAAGATTTTCTCCAATCAACCATTCATAATACCTACTGGAATGTTTCAGTAGGAGTTAATCGACAGATAAGTAGACGATTTGAAATAGGAGCAGGTTTAATGTGGGCGAGGCTAGGTGCCGATGATATACATTCTTCTAAGTTAGAGAATTATGCCCGTAATCTTCATTTCAGAAATGATGTGAATGAAGCTAGTTTGCAGTTGCGATACCTACCATTTACTAATGCTAGTAGTCAATTTAAACGAAATTTAATTCAACCTTATATAGGTGCTGGTATTGGCTATTATATTCATAATCCCAAAGCCAAAATCCCTGTAGATATGGGCGACCAATGGGTAGCTTTACAGCCTTTAGGTACAGAAGGCCAGAATACAGGTAATGAGGTCTATGCTACTCCATACGCCCTGAATGGTATTAGTATTCCTATCAGTATAGGAATACGCATGAAATATAAACGAAATATAGACATTGCCTTTGAACTTGGATATAGAGTGCTATTCACTGATTACATCGATGATGTAAGTAGTATATATCCCAATACGTTGTTATTCAGTGGTTCTGACAGGGCTCTTGTAACCCGAATGTCCAGAAGAGTAGAAGAACTTATTCATGCTCGTACTGGGCAAGACCGAACCTCTCAATTAATATATTTGCTTGAAAAAAATAATTTACCAACCAATGACCCTCTCAGTGAATTGGCAAGTTTGGGGGGAGTTGGAAGTAAAAGGGGGACTGTTGATGGTAACGATAGCTACTTGGTAGCTACTGTTAAGATAAGGTATCTAATCCCTACAACTATAAAGTGTCCTAAGTTAAAGTAA
- a CDS encoding beta strand repeat-containing protein yields the protein MRKNTYPNNFLSLRPNGLYSMIGIVMLMLIISITSYGQACNYKTGTVTMTLTGQSTGANISSQLVLTNASGIIQYVSPVNTLTINNVSANNYQAIAVTYNNSVAPNLVVGGDINQVSYCNKTTPIALNVCDCNNTTGVFTVTQSGQTNSAGQTNKYVLTNGTGRIIAISNSPSFSGYSNGIYNVYGVSYAGNINGLVVGGLINSISGDCFDITAAVGYVVCVPELSLLKAGPSVAEKGVNYNYTLTVSNTGTAPTYGTTVVSDTLATGLSFVSGSGSGWSCVASNLADGRKLVTCSTTSSIPSGGNSPINLTVISSVTGTIVNKAWVSGGGDIVPKRPSNPVTTVINEPAKPNLVIAKVGPSSGTVGVNFDYTLTVSNTGTTGTSGIITVSDNLPNNLSYVGGSGNGWTCSAAGQLVTCTSSSAIAVNASSNIVITVQPISATLAGSPARNVAYVSGGGDPTVDPKPSNPVETVINPTPKPNLSINKTGPITATVGVNYNYTLTVNNTGNASTTGTVTVTDVLASNLQYIGATGSNWSCSAVGQTVTCMSSSSIAVNGSSVINLTVKPLDAASGTTIKNTASVSGGGDTNPPKPSNEVTTDINPAPKPNLLITKAGPVSGTLNVNYDYTLVVTNSGTTSTNGVVTVTDNLPVGLTYVTGGTNGWTCNVVGQVVTCTSSAVLAVNASSSITITVKPTQAGTYTNVASVQGGGDPTPEVSNNVTTNVINPPKPNLVLTKTGPNIASVGTNFDYTLTVNNTGLTATTGAITVTDNLPSQLQYVSANASGWTCSIAGQTVTCTSSSSIAPNGSSVIVLTVKPLTATAANTPIRNTGYVIGGGDPTTTPKPSNEVPTTINDVPKDNVSIAKSAPNTGTVGVNYNYTLTVTNGGTAATVGVVTITDNLQVGLQYVSGGGSGFTCSTNGQLVTCTNNGSTQIPAGQSINIPITVKPLFNGVFKNTANVTAGGITKPSNETTTTVNCPTDINPGVLGF from the coding sequence ATGAGAAAAAATACATATCCAAATAATTTCCTATCATTACGACCAAATGGTTTGTACAGCATGATAGGGATAGTCATGCTTATGCTTATAATTAGCATAACAAGTTATGGGCAAGCTTGTAACTATAAGACAGGTACAGTGACAATGACACTTACAGGGCAATCTACAGGGGCAAATATCTCTAGTCAGCTTGTTTTGACCAATGCGTCAGGTATTATTCAGTATGTTTCGCCTGTAAATACACTTACAATTAATAATGTAAGTGCCAATAACTACCAAGCAATTGCGGTAACGTATAACAATAGCGTTGCTCCAAATTTAGTAGTAGGGGGAGATATCAATCAAGTAAGCTATTGTAATAAAACCACCCCAATTGCATTGAACGTTTGTGATTGTAATAACACAACAGGAGTATTTACTGTAACTCAATCGGGGCAAACAAATAGTGCTGGGCAAACTAATAAGTATGTCCTAACAAATGGTACAGGTCGTATTATAGCTATTTCTAATAGCCCAAGCTTTTCAGGATATAGCAATGGTATTTATAATGTATACGGTGTGAGTTATGCAGGTAATATAAACGGTTTGGTTGTTGGCGGTTTGATCAACTCTATTAGTGGAGATTGTTTTGATATTACTGCGGCTGTCGGATACGTTGTCTGTGTGCCAGAGTTAAGTTTGTTGAAAGCAGGGCCGAGTGTGGCAGAAAAAGGTGTAAACTATAACTATACATTGACAGTAAGTAATACAGGTACAGCACCAACTTATGGAACAACTGTGGTATCAGATACCTTAGCTACTGGCTTATCTTTTGTGTCTGGTTCTGGTTCTGGTTGGTCTTGTGTGGCTTCTAATTTGGCAGATGGTAGAAAACTAGTAACGTGCTCAACAACCTCATCTATTCCTTCTGGAGGTAATAGCCCAATTAACTTGACTGTGATAAGTAGCGTTACAGGTACAATTGTGAATAAAGCTTGGGTAAGTGGTGGCGGAGACATTGTTCCTAAACGTCCATCGAATCCAGTTACAACTGTTATTAACGAACCGGCTAAGCCTAATTTAGTAATAGCAAAAGTAGGCCCTTCTTCAGGAACTGTAGGAGTTAATTTCGACTATACCCTAACGGTTAGTAATACTGGAACAACTGGAACAAGTGGAATTATTACTGTTTCAGATAACTTACCAAACAATTTGTCTTATGTAGGAGGTAGTGGAAATGGTTGGACATGTAGTGCCGCAGGACAGTTAGTGACTTGTACAAGTAGCTCAGCAATTGCAGTGAACGCTAGTAGTAATATTGTGATTACTGTGCAACCAATCTCAGCAACGCTTGCTGGTTCTCCAGCTCGTAACGTTGCTTATGTATCTGGTGGTGGCGACCCTACCGTTGATCCTAAGCCATCGAATCCTGTAGAAACCGTTATTAATCCAACACCTAAGCCTAATTTGTCTATCAATAAAACAGGGCCAATTACAGCTACAGTAGGCGTTAATTATAACTATACTCTAACAGTTAATAATACAGGTAATGCTTCAACAACTGGAACAGTTACTGTAACTGATGTTTTGGCAAGTAACTTACAATATATTGGAGCTACTGGTAGCAACTGGAGCTGTAGTGCCGTTGGCCAAACAGTAACATGTATGAGTAGTTCAAGTATTGCTGTAAATGGTTCGTCTGTTATTAATTTAACCGTGAAACCTTTAGATGCTGCAAGTGGTACAACCATCAAAAACACAGCTTCTGTAAGTGGTGGTGGTGATACAAACCCTCCAAAACCATCTAATGAGGTTACTACCGATATTAACCCTGCACCAAAACCTAATCTATTGATAACGAAGGCAGGCCCAGTAAGTGGTACATTGAATGTGAATTACGACTATACATTGGTTGTAACAAATAGCGGAACAACTTCGACAAATGGTGTTGTTACTGTAACTGATAACCTTCCTGTTGGCTTAACTTATGTGACTGGCGGTACTAATGGATGGACTTGTAATGTTGTTGGTCAAGTTGTAACATGCACCAGTTCGGCAGTATTAGCGGTGAATGCTAGTAGTTCAATAACAATAACTGTAAAACCAACTCAGGCTGGAACTTATACAAACGTTGCTAGTGTACAAGGTGGTGGCGACCCTACTCCTGAAGTATCTAATAATGTGACAACAAATGTTATTAATCCTCCAAAACCTAATTTGGTGTTGACTAAAACAGGTCCTAATATTGCATCTGTAGGTACAAACTTCGATTATACTCTTACTGTAAACAATACAGGCTTAACTGCTACAACAGGTGCTATTACCGTAACAGATAACTTGCCAAGTCAACTACAGTACGTTAGTGCTAATGCGTCAGGCTGGACTTGTAGTATTGCTGGACAGACGGTGACCTGTACAAGCTCCTCGTCGATTGCTCCTAATGGAAGTAGTGTAATTGTATTAACAGTAAAACCATTAACTGCAACTGCCGCAAATACCCCTATCCGTAACACTGGTTATGTAATAGGTGGTGGTGACCCTACTACAACTCCAAAGCCATCTAACGAAGTACCTACTACTATCAACGATGTGCCGAAAGATAATGTAAGTATTGCGAAGAGTGCTCCAAATACAGGTACTGTAGGTGTTAATTACAATTATACCTTGACCGTTACAAACGGTGGAACAGCAGCTACTGTAGGTGTTGTAACTATTACTGACAACTTACAAGTTGGACTTCAATACGTATCAGGAGGTGGTTCTGGATTTACATGTAGCACCAATGGACAGTTAGTTACTTGTACCAATAATGGTTCTACTCAGATACCTGCTGGACAAAGTATTAATATCCCAATTACGGTGAAGCCACTTTTCAATGGAGTGTTTAAAAATACAGCCAATGTAACAGCTGGAGGAATTACAAAACCTTCAAATGAAACAACAACTACTGTTAACTGTCCTACCGACATTAACCCAGGTGTGCTAGGTTTTTAA